From Raphanus sativus cultivar WK10039 unplaced genomic scaffold, ASM80110v3 Scaffold4592, whole genome shotgun sequence, the proteins below share one genomic window:
- the LOC108861769 gene encoding cytochrome P450 78A5, giving the protein MSPEAYVLFFNSLNLVTFEAFASITFFIATVAFFLSPGGLAWAWTASSKTRVSIPGPSGSLSVFSGSNPHRVLAALAERFKAFPLMAFSVGFSRFVISSEPETAKEILNSSAFADRPVKESAYELLFHRAMGFAPYGEYWRNLRRISSTHLFSPRRIASFEGVRAGIGMKMVEKIKTVAGAGEVEVKKVIHFGSLNNVMATVFGESYDFDEVDGEGCFLERLVSEGYELLGIFNWSDHFGVLRWFDFQGVRKRCRALVSQVNTFVGGIIEKHKMKRNSTLDGEEKDFVDVLLGLQKDEKLSDSDMIAVLWEMIFRGTDTVAILVEWVLARMVLHQDIQAELYKEIASVTSNNTRPLSDSDIPKLPYLQAVVKETLRLHPPGPLLSWARLAIHDVHVGPNLVPAGTIAMVNMWSITHDGKIWTDPEEFRPERFIDGEDVSIMGSDLRLAPFGSGRRVCPGKAMGLATVHLWVGQMIQNFEWVKDSSDVDLAEVLKLSMEMKKPLKCKAVPKNVCFG; this is encoded by the exons ATGTCTCCTGAGGCTTATGTTCTCTTCTTTAACTCTCTCAACCTGGTAACCTTCGAGGCCTTTGCCTCCATAACTTTTTTCATAGCCACCGTTGCTTTCTTTCTCTCACCAGGTGGCCTTGCATGGGCCTGGACCGCCTCCTCCAAGACCCGTGTTTCGATTCCTGGTCCATCTGGTTCACTTTCAGTCTTCTCTGGTTCCAACCCTCACCGCGTTCTCGCCGCGCTTGCCGAACGCTTCAAGGCCTTTCCTCTGATGGCGTTCTCTGTTGGGTTTTCACGTTTTGTAATTTCCAGTGAACCGGAGACGGCTAAAGAGATTCTGAACAGCTCTGCTTTCGCTGACCGCCCGGTTAAGGAGTCAGCTTACGAGCTTCTCTTCCACCGTGCCATGGGGTTCGCGCCGTATGGTGAGTATTGGAGGAATCTTAGGAGAATCTCTTCAACGCATCTTTTCAGCCCGAGAAGGATAGCTAGTTTCGAAGGTGTTAGAGCTGGGATCGGTATGAAGATGGTGGAGAAGATTAAGACCGTAGCTGGCGCTGGTGAAGTTGAAGTGAAGAAAGTGATTCACTTCGGTTCGTTGAATAATGTAATGGCGACTGTTTTTGGTGAAAGCTACGATTTCGATGAAGTTGATGGCGAAGGATGTTTTCTGGAGAGGCTGGTGAGTGAAGGTTATGAGTTGCTTGGGATATTTAACTGGAGTGATCACTTTGGTGTTCTTCGTTGGTTTGACTTCCAAGGAGTGAGGAAGAGGTGTAGAGCTTTGGTCTCACAAGTTAACACATTTGTCGGTGGAATCATTGAGAAGCATAAAATGAAGAGGAACAGCACTCTCGATGGCGAGGAGAAAGACTTCGTTGATGTCTTGCTTGGCTTGCAAAAGGATGAAAAGTTGTCTGATTCCGACATGATCGCTGTCCTTTGG gAGATGATATTTAGAGGAACGGATACAGTAGCGATTCTAGTGGAATGGGTACTTGCAAGAATGGTATTGCATCAAGACATACAAGCAGAACTTTACAAAGAGATAGCTTCAGTTACAAGTAACAATACTAGACCCTTGTCTGATTCTGACATCCCAAAACTTCCGTACCTTCAAGCTGTAGTCAAAGAAACCCTGAGGCTTCACCCACCAGGTCCCCTCCTCTCTTGGGCCAGGCTCGCTATACACGATGTCCACGTGGGTCCCAACCTTGTCCCCGCTGGAACCATAGCTATGGTCAACATGTGGTCCATCACACATGACGGCAAAATCTGGACCGACCCTGAAGAGTTTAGGCCTGAGAGGTTTATTGATGGTGAAGATGTAAGCATCATGGGTTCGGATCTTAGGTTGGCTCCATTTGGTTCGGGTCGTCGGGTTTGCCCGGGTAAAGCAATGGGTCTAGCTACTGTTCATCTCTGGGTTGGTCAAATGATTCAGAATTTTGAATGGGTTAAGGATTCTTCTGATGTTGACCTCGCTGAGGTTCTCAAGCTGTCCATGGAGATGAAGAAGCCGTTGAAGTGCAAGGCTGTTccaaaaaatgtttgttttggTTAA